In Podarcis raffonei isolate rPodRaf1 chromosome 11, rPodRaf1.pri, whole genome shotgun sequence, the sequence TTTCTGAGGAAGTGGTTGATAGCTTCCCATCTGATATCTCTACTGGCATATACTATGGCTGGGCTTCTGTTGGAAATGGAGATGTGCATAAAATGGTTGCGAGCATAGGCTGGAATCCATATTATAAGAATGTTAAAAAATCAGTGGTAAGAACATTATATTTTATCTAGCTTATGAGAAAACCATTGTACTTTCAGTTGGAACAGTTCCTGAGAATATTTCTTGATAATGTCAGAGCTGATCTGAAAGCATTAAGGTCTGCATGCTGCTAAACTCACAATAAAGGAgttttccataataataataataataatagcagcatggGGGGGAGAGTCCCCTTCTGCTTTATAGGAAATACATTTCCTATTTCTGATCCTTGATGACAGATCAAATACTGATATTTAACACTTTAAACTGAAATTGGGATACATGTATTGGCTGTGACAGAATGCTTCTTATCCTGAGATCAATGGTAGTTACGGTACTTTTAAATTCTCCAAGAACGCAGGTGTATGCCTGCACTTACACATTCTGTTATGTGCTTCATCAGAACTAGTTTGGCTGGAATCTGTGTTAGCTCATGAGGAAGTGTTCACTGAACTGAAGGAGATACACAGTTGCTATTTCAAACTGATTTCTTGTGAAAGGCTAATATATTAGAAGGGTAGGTAGAAATAAAATGGTACGGGAAAGTTAGTAGCAGTAAACTGTTGTGTGAAAGTGCAACAGGAACATATGCAAAGGACTAGCAACCTTAAAGGTTTTCTGCCTCTATTGCACTTTATTGTTACATGCGTAGCACCTAGaaaggggtttttgtttgttttgaaagtgTAAACTGCAGTATAGTGTGAAAACTGCCTTCTATAGTATGTAATATCTGGCCATTAGGATTGCTAAATTCTCAATCAAGCCTATATATTAAATTACGAAACTGTTGTTCTAGGAAACACACATCATTCACACCTTCGCAGGAGACTTCTATGGAGAAATACTTAGCATAATTATTGTTGGATACATAAGACCAGAAAAAAACTTCAGTTCTTTAGGTAAGTCCTAAGTACCTTTTGTAACCACTGTCAGTGTAGCTATAGcagtatttattcattcattatttatttactttaattaTTTACTGTACTTACATACCAACTTTCTGCTGAGGGACCCAGGTTGGGGGGCACAGTCCAACTAGGGCAGCCCCAATGTTCTCTTTGCCTGCCGCCcttgttctctttttccttctcaaTACATCCTCTCATGGTTATGACACCTGTAACAAGCTAGATATCCCTTTGTCAAGCTGCCCAGAcattaactattattatttagtagCTTCTTTTTTGAGTGAGATGGAAAAACTGTATTTTGGAGTTTCCTATATCAAGAtacatgtcccccccccttttccagctAACTAGACATTTCCAGGATGCAGTTGTGTATTGTTTTTATGTCCTTGTATGTTCTCCCTGTGTACTGCCAATGCATTTTAGAACACAGGGTTATATAAAGGCAACCGTCTTAATAGGAAATGTATTTACTCTCAATATGGTGTACATTTCTTGGAGGATAGGTGAGAACAGAATATAAACTTACATTTACAGTACCAGACTGGTAGATCTCAGTTTGGCACAAAACATAGAAATGTAATACCAAATCACGCCTTTCTCTTTTGCAAACTACAGATTGTGcaaaccatactttaaaacattgagttagttgtagtttccagttttgggtttttttctttatattttgtCTGAATTCAGTCAAACGTAGGAGCTGTACTAAGGTTCTTGGATGGTCGTCATCAAGGCAAAGACCAGATCTGTTTAGCTTAGCAAGGTTGTTGCATCATGTGCTTTGAGACACTAGCTCGTCCAATATGGATGTAATGGCAGCTGGTTTGCTGTGCAAGAGGAACACTGTGACAAGTCTGATGCATgtccatgtacagtcatacctcttattatgtttgcttcaggttcaATCTTTTCAGGCTGTGTCCCGCGGCGagccggaagtaacggaatgggttacttctgggtttcaccacatgcgcagacgtggcaaATTGcgacgtgcagacgcgggttgcgttctgctcatgatgcaaacggggctccggaacggatcccgttcgcatccagaggtaccactgtaatgccaaacTGGTTTGCTTGCTGTGTCTGAACCAATATTGAGTCTGCCCCTTATCTGTGATAAAGAACCTTTGATACTTTTGAAGAAGGCTTTTAAGAATGTTTTCTGAACCTTTTATTCAGAATTAGTCTGTGAAATGGTATCAACTTCTTTTCATTTTATACAGATGCACTAATAGCAGCTATTCAAGATGACATTGAAGAAGCTAAGAAAAAACTAGACTTGCCAGAACACCAGAAATTAAAAGAAGACAACTTCTTCCACACTACTACTGTTACCAACCTAGTTAATGGTCATTGAGTGATGCCACTCCTTAATTTTCACTGTATATTGCACTAATTTTAGTGGCTGTCCTTTAGAGAAAAAAAATCTGTAACCAGTATTCCTGTGGTTTAAGATTTCTGCTTGTATTGGTATTGAATTAAAGTAGTTAGGCAAAAGTAACTTTTATTAGTCTACATATTATAATGGCAAGTTAGGAAAAAGGTTTCACCATACCCAGGGCAATGTGTACACACTGTTACTATTAGTAGGTCATCCAAGGCTCAGAAACAGTTTTCTTAATGTTGACTGGTAATTTGTAAATGTTTCTAATGATGGTTAGCTAATCTTTAAATGAGCATCGTTTTCTGATTTTAAAGGTCAGAGCAATCATGCCAGACGCTCTTGTTGTGAGGGAAATACAATGGTAAAGTAGACTTCTCTTTTGGATACTTGGTTTTTATTTGGTACATAATTAAAAATGGGTGGCATCCAGGGGAAAACTAGTCACATTTCAGGATTTATGTTGTGCCATTGATTTTAATGAGACttcaaaacagcatttttatATACTTATAATAGAGTTTGTCTACTGTACTTGATTCTCAAATAGGGTGCAAAGACCCTGGTTTCCAGAGAAGCATTTGAAACCAGATAAATCAaaaacttttaaataacaaatattcttttctttattgtagaatgattaaaaacacatttcagtCTTTGTCTCACCATATCTATGCACAACGTAACTTTTACAAAATGGATTGTAAAATAAATGGAGATTTCAGTGATGAATTTAGCTGACTTAGAAGGTATGGGGCTTGCTTTGCTGCTATATAAATTTAGCAGTTGCCTCTTGGTGAAATGTCTGTGCATAAGCACTCATTAGCGACATTGCCTGGTTGTGGATTAAATATGGTATAGCTTTGATTTATGGCTTGCATAATATATGACTTGCCTTCAACTTTAGTGATATACACAGGGTGGAAAGCAAGGGGGATTGGCCTAAGCAACTTTCAGCTTTTGCAGAAACCTAATTGATATCAGAATTGTGTCTAACTCTGATTCTATGTTAAACCTTCTTTTAGAAGTACACATAGTATACTTCTAATTTTTTGAAGCCTTTTATGTTAAACATGACCAAAGTCCTACAATGAAATGTTAGACTGCTTAGAAAAAATGTGTTGGAATGTAAACTTTGGGGCATTTGTGCAGTCCCAGAAAGAGCCTAATTTAAGAATAATGCGATATAATTGTAGGGAGCTAAATACACAGCAGTTTTCACATGGTTCAATGTGTAAACATGTTTGTGGGCAGTGAAATTGCAGTGGGAAGTCCTGCTATGAATCTGTGTTGAAGACCTACAAATGAGTATGCAAGCTGAATGTGCATTTGAAGATCATACCTTTTCCAGAGTTCACATGCACACAGGTTGGAAATAAATGCAGGGCTTGTCATTGTGATCTTGTTTGCCTCCTATGTGTTTGTTGTATCTTTTTTGTGGGAAAAGTGCTTGTATATTTCAGAATTTTCCCATTGTGTTGATTTGCAAAGAAACCTCTAGTCTCCTTTTGTCATTGTTGAAATGTTCCTATATCCATATCTGAATGATGTAGTTAAGTTTAAATATTCTGGTTTTATTCAACTAACTCTTACACAAagtacacccattgaaatgaatggatataactaacttgggtccattaagtTGCAGTCCATCTATCCTGAGTAAATGTTAGTTGAATACTAAGTTAGTTTTTAGTAACATGTCCACTATTCTCCCCGCCGCCGCCCATGTCCAAACAATTAGGCTTTcctcatttttaatatattagatATTTATTATTTGGGTTTCCACTGACTTGCAAGTTCTCTGTGTGCCAGGTAATGTGTATGTTCTAGCATGCAGTTAGCAGGCCTGTAGCAGCATGTTTCTGCTTCTTCCAGCTTCAGGGTTGAGCAGCACAAAATTAGGTGGACTTAGAGCCAGAAAAAGCGCTTCTTCCTACTACAAAGTTCTGTAGTGCCACATGGAAAAGTCCCCTCTCTGGCTCAGGAGAGGGAAAGGAGATGCCATGCCAAGCTGAGCTATTGCTTCTGGAAAATAGGTTTGTGGAAGCTTACCCCACAATAATTTAAATGTTAGCAGTTGGAAGTAAGCATACTCCAGTCTGACGGAGGTGATAACATAAGCTTAACGGTCTGAGGTCTTGATAATGTTGCTACCTATGATTGTTTACTGTTTGTGTTGTCTTTAGAAATGAGTGCCTTCTGGAAGGGTTTATGAATCTTGAGCATTTGAATTTGAATGAAGAGAATGTAGTCACAGAGTACTTTAATTTTGTGAAAAACTGCACTATAAAGTATGAACAAGAAAAATGTTCATTGTTCAGTCCAGATAAAAATACACGAGTGTATGAAATCATTTATTGAATTCTATCTTTTTATATACCTGTATTTAAGATGATTCATTTTAAAtttaccactgtaattttattaagggttttatTTTTCTACTCATTTCAACAAATAAAAGTATGGAAAATGTGTATATGTAACTATTCAGTTTGTCATACTTGATGTACAAAGAATACAGAATAACATGCCTAGTTTGTCCACATCTGGCACTTCACACGCATTACATTGGGGTAGCAGTTTCCACTAActgccatatttttccatgtataagaccatGTTTTTTGCTAAATATTTTTggtcaaaaattgggggttgtcttatacacagatggtGAATGCACAGGGGTTCAGGCTCTGGTGTGGGCAGTCTTGGCTCAGGCTCTGGcctgatttcttaattttgggttcaaaaaaacgggttgtcttatacatgggggtgtctcaTACACGGAAAATATGGTATTGTTTACTGCACAATTTATGGCAATGTTTATTGTGAATATTTTATGCTATTATGTGTGAAATGTGTACTGCTCCTGATCTGCTTTAATTGAGCAATGAGAGATTATTTGCTTTGGGACTACAGATTCTGTCAAATATTTACAAAACTGGTTAAAAGGTATGCTCCACTTCATCCTTCACTAACGAGTACAAAGTATGGTTAGCAACAAGGCTGTGGTCCAAatgttatctatttatttaaaaacatgtaaTATGAACAGAAATACCTATTAGCTAAAACGACACTAAAGCCTTTCTCCAACTCTTTACTTGTTGCCTTTAATCATGGAGACTAATAAttgcccttttaaaaagaaataaaaatgcaaagccTATGCCTGGGTAAGTATGCAAGAATGTTTACGCTTTCTCTCATCGCTGCATATTGAAGTATAGACCTATCACATCTATGCAGAGGCTACTTTTGGGTGCCAAGTACATTGGTGGGGAGCCAGGAGCAGTGAGACCATGTAGAGCCAGACCCAACCTCGCAAGGAGGAGCATGAAATGCTTCCTTCATGGGAACAGGAATTCTGATGGCCCGGGCCTCTGGTACCATGAAGAAAGCCAACATGCATTGAAGCTAGTCATTGTAGCTAGAAGACGCTGCCAGTGTGCCCATTGTCAAGGGAATGGAGCTGGCCCATGCAGCCCCACCAGCTCCTTCATGCATTTAGTAACTAATGCTTAACGATTTAAGAAGAGCTTCCGTTCTTACCTAAACTTCAGAGTATTCTGTGAACAATTCAGGGAAAAATGCGGGCAATAAATTAGGTCATTCCCTCCCCCACCAAGGAGATTCACCGAGTAACTTTTATTGGTCACTACCTTCCCAACATTAAACAAAGACAGGCAGCAGTTTTTATGCTTGCATTATCTACAAAATAAATGTGCAAGTAAGACATTAAAGGTATCAGAGTATCTTGTCCAACTTTCTGGATGACATAAAACATGGGTATTTGCAAGCTTTCATAGAAAAATAATTCCAGTGGCAGCTTTCTGGCAGAGTTGTGTGTGTAATGAGGCAATCCAATATCAAATATTTCAACGCCATTAGATTACTGTTTACAGCAGTCTGAACTGTTGGAATTCTTTAAAGGTTCAATTTATCTTAAAGATACAACTACTAGCTAAAAGTTCAAACTAGGTATCCTGTCATGAATAAGCACAGCAACCTATAAAAATGTTGCTAACTACCGTAGTCATACACATGTTTGCAGAGACTTCAATTGGATtaccttgagatattggaagatggctatcatatctcctcctgTTTAAAGTAGGCAGGTGTTTGCTTACCTCCTCTTTTCCTACCTTGGGCTGCAGGTTCCTCTTTACATCATTTATCCTGTTATtaccaggttgggcatcactatccttttgggtgaagaccagaggcaaagtaggtgttgagtagttccacCTTCTCTTCGTCACCAAATAGCCATTGTCTCTACACAATGGACCTACCACTTGTTtgctcttcctcttgctttgaacatagctgaataaaccttttaaaactatttttaaccTGTCTtgtaagcctgagctcattctgaactTTAGCCTGCCTGACTTTCACCCtacaactgttggctacttgtgtatactcctttgtgatttcccctttcttccatttcttacacGCACCCTTCTTAAATCTTAGCTCATCTGTAAGATCCATATGCAACCACACCAGCTTCCTTAGATGCCCCCCTCTTTTCTTGTTGGTATTTGGgttttcaatatttcacctttaagaaactcccatccatcttggactcccttctcccGGAGTATTTCTGGCCATGGGATCTCCCCCAGTAGCTCGTTAAGCTTCTAGAAACTGGCCTTCCAGAGTGCCTGTCTGACTACACTCGGCTTCCCCTTTCCCCTGTATCATGAAATGCAGAAGGACATGATAACTTCCTCCCAAGGTTCTCAACACTTCCAGTTTGACAGTCAGTTCCTCCGTGTTCATGAGGACCAGGTCTAAGATAGATGATCCTCTtgtttcttccaccttctggaaaatgaaattgtcagcaaggCAATTGAGGATTTTTTCTGAATacaaagtctggatccaaccccatAGTCATATATGTAGTCTGTACCCTAGGCATGTTGTATTAATATCAAAATGTCTCATAATAAGCATTGTTTTGATTAAGAAATAAAAAGACAATTCTGAAACAGAGTGAGGGACTCAAGCAATCTCTCTGTCCTGCAAGGCTGCGTCCTTCTGCATTCTTTCAGTGCAAAATAAATTGTAAATATGGGTTCTTTTTCTTCCCTCCAGTTTTAGTATAATACACAAATGTTTTTAGTTGAACTGTGTAATGCTTACAATACAATCTAATCAGCATACttctatataaatatttttttaacctCCTGTCACAGCATGACAGGTTTAGTGCTTGAATTACAAGTGAACAAATCTTGCATTCCTTAATGATACCGTTTCGTTTTTGCATTCCATTCATTTAATTTATGTTTTGGTGCAATGTTAGGCACTCTTCCTATCATCATGAGCCATACAATTAATAAGAGAAGTGGAA encodes:
- the RFK gene encoding riboflavin kinase, translating into MKSLPYFCRGEVVRGFGRGSKELGIPTANFSEEVVDSFPSDISTGIYYGWASVGNGDVHKMVASIGWNPYYKNVKKSVETHIIHTFAGDFYGEILSIIIVGYIRPEKNFSSLDALIAAIQDDIEEAKKKLDLPEHQKLKEDNFFHTTTVTNLVNGH